AACAATGTTTGGATCAAAGaaggggacaaatggaagacagctttTAGAACCAAGTACAGGCTATTCAAGTATCTGgtaatgccttttggtctcACTAATGCAccggccgccttccaacacttcatgaacaacctattCCAGGACCTTATTGACGTAACTGTGGTCATATACTTGGGCaatatcctgatcttctcagaaaacccCAAAGAACACCCAatccatgtcagggaagtcctctCACGGCTAATGAAGAATCAATTATTTTGCAAATTGTccaaatgccatttccatgtCACAATGGTGGATTACCTAGGCATCATCATTTCCCCAGCAGGATTTtcaatggaccaaaagaagattgaggcagtcacATCATGGCCTCAACCTAGAACaatcaaacaggtccaggcattCTTAGGCTTTGTCAACTACTTGCACcgcttcatccccaatttcagctcagTTGCACGCCCACTCCACAATCTCACCAGGAAGGAGACACCCTGGGTCTGGGGTAGCCAAGAAGAGGAGgtgttccaggaattgaAGTCCCTGGTCACCCAGTCACCAGTATTAATCCACTCCAACCTGGACCTCCCTTACTACCTAGAAACCAATGCATCaagagtagccatgggagccatccttaGTCAAAGAGGAGCAGATAATTGTCTTCACCCaattgcctatatgtccaagtcatttTCAGGGGCAGAAGCCAACTACAATActcacaacaaggaactccttgccatcatcaaagccctggaggaatggcatattttcttggaagcaacagacaaGCCCATCCAGGTTTTTACAGATCACAGGAACctagaatactggatgcaagcTTGGACATTTAATTGGAGACACGCATGTTGGCAAattttcctgagcaatttcaactttgagattcactaccgcccagggaaacaatccAGGAAGCCCAATGCACTATCCAGACAAGCGGACTACAAGGATGGACCCCAAGAACCAGAGGTCATGCTACCatcagaagtctttgccaatacgtcagaagaggaacttgagattgtcacagaaatttGCAACAGGCTGAGAGAAGACCCCTCCCTTGAACCAATTATCCAGTTCTTAACAGAAGATGCCAACAATGTGCCACCTTCTATCCAAAAAGCTTACTgggactatgattgggaagaggacctctTATGGTACCATGGGAAACTGGTTGTACCTGATTCAGAAACCCTGAAAGAgcatgtcataaacagaggaaaatagaactagctggaattgaaccagcttgaccactaagccatagagccctattattcctctgctgacaacccatgattatacctgctaccccccaaatttgggcttgggccagcatgcaaccacttgtactggtcatgtgaccatgtccaggacagtttTGCTTGCAAATCCTGGTTGAATTTTCATCTCATCTGAACAGGAACTGCCATTTCAGTGCCAATCAAGACCTTAATGTCATTGCTTATGTTATGCCACAAAGTGTAATGTGCCATGCATGCTAAAAGACATGTTGCAGAGGCTAAGACTAgttatacatacccttaccATGTTTTCCCCAGTGGCAAGTGCCATTTGACAAAAGTTATTTGGCTATGTTATTCCCACACCTCCTACACCTGCATTGGGGTCAGCtactgttacaacctcctatcatataccattggaattgcctcatttttctattatttttactatttttaacAGTCTTGATATCTATTGTTttccaatcacatgatcttggcgcttattatgccaagatgccatgccaagatgctgtgccaagggcgcttaggagagatccatgcttctgtgcagcctgcagcacacttcctttttcacatgtaggcttctattcacacacacacagaccacatgtaattAGCtatcttgtctatatatacagcagggaaattgcttggagaccccaagtcaattttaccttgtctcatattcattaaGGAGGCATcacagccagctaagtagctggccccccagtagtattAACATCTTACCCCATTACTTgtgctcaccacacctccaggcctaaggcccctccacattgtagatagtttATTAGatactgccttaagcagtctagatagtagttagccttaccTAGTTAGATTGCAGTgcagtagtacagccttaagcgcctgcccaccagcatgtaccccaccttacagtggagtacAACAGCTACACATAACAAGCCaaatgttaagagttgtgtaagtacaggagtaagaaagaattactatacacaaaatgtatatgggaataactaagaactagtatcaagaatcagaatatatgcacagaatatatgcacaacataagctaggtttatcaggaaaAAACAACTCTTAACAAATACTCTACCAACTAcaaagtgcaggtggttggttatgtatagtaccttagactaatgttacttaagcctaagtgactaagggtatgtatacttaaggtctctgggatagtaccttaagtaagagagttacctgactaatgtacaggatttataggattggcctaataagtataggacttatatatgcttaagtaagacttaagacttatggggtttaccttcaatatatctaggatttaagagatattgtaggtaaagatatctacaatatagggggtatggtggattgaaacactatcactcaatcacaacaatccttacagtattgttgcactatactcaatgttgaactcaactactgtgacagtcaaggggcacagggttgcagtaagtacactgaTAGGCTACCCtatgtctgttgggactggcctatggtcttagtgtgccaaataacctcctatgctatttacagtgagtcaatcactaaagtaaatgcgcagataagctgttaaaggcttgtgtgtatatatcagtatataagagtaaaagtaggatgcattagaagcatcttcacagggtccttttataccctgagaaggtgcacaaacaagtatatacatgattgatattaagaggggtacaggaggtacatgtggcaactgaaacacttaggaGAGCCAacactttggtacatagtaaacaacaacagatcctaatatttgccccaaggcaatgttttccccaaggcagtatttacctgtgtgggtgcttggatgtcccaaagataagtgtttcatccttggagtaaacagtcccaaaggcaTGATACCACTgtactgggtacttacagtaaataggacataactctgccaaatgttgtccattttgggagtttgagcCAGCATTCTTGAGCGCAAAAACAGgtgcacctaagcgcaagcaatctggcagtgtgggatgcctgggtgatggagaaaaggtgcatttagtgcattggcACTTAAGTGCTGATTAAgtgccagagcacttgcctatgcaacagggggaccctgaatatttctgtgtgtagccacaagatagaatcttgaataatagatactacaaacaggagaaatattacttgttactgtttatctactcagctaaatttatatatatttaaatgagtgagaaaacagtatatatgcaaaagatattgcatattgaaggtattcctgaggcttagaggttttgcaaaggttgcaattggatagagggaccttgaaaactgtagtttgcatctttatctcattttatttactgtagtattacttgtgtaattaattaaataagtacagattataagaggaatgtcatatccataacaacaTCATTTATGAGTATATAAAGAAATAAAAATCAGTAGCTTGTGACATGTCTGGCATGTTTGGCCCCACTACTTGTGTGCAGATGAGGTCCTTGCAAGGTATATGGGCCCACAGAAACAGGGGGCCTTGGACTAACAGTTGTATTTACATGACCACCCCATTTTTGAGGACACCAGAGACCATTATTGCAAAGGTCAACATTTTATTGTATTTTTGTGTATTGTATGCATGTGTTACAATGTATTTATGGTATATACACATTGTGGTCTGCATGCAAAATGGCTGCCAAGACTGGACCCTGAGCAGTTTGGAATAATTTAGACTCACTTACATGTCTGACCTAACTTCCAGAAGTCTGGAAGGGGGTCCTTGGCAACTGTTGGAGCAGATGATAGCAAATTTGATAATTGACCAGGGTCTTTATATGCATCCAGAGAGTCTGGAACATCCAGACTGCTAAATGATGCTCCAGATGCCAGTTTCTaccttacgggtagtcaaCCATTACCGCTATTAACTCGGGCCCTAGCTCATGTGATCTTATATGCAGATAGTGTCTTTAGCTTCCCGCAATTTGCCAACGCAACTCATGCACATCAAGTTGCTCAGGGTATCACCCCGAATATTCCCAGTGCAACCATTTTAGTCCACACTTTACTTTATTCTTACTCATTAAGTTGAACTTATGTTATTGCATGCATGGCAACTTGGGGTTGAAGCGGGGCAAACCCTTCTATTTACTAGGGGAGGTCAAGTGTCCGGGACGCATCTCCGCAGAGCTTCGAAGAACTTCGGCCCCCCACTGGGGAGTGAGTGCTTGGCGTTGACAGAACTCCAGCTTTAAGTGGCCTTGGTGGAGAAAACGAGGGTTTACTTGAGAACAAATCTAACtaaataaaacaaaaaaggaagaacaaaacaaaaaacaaTACCCGTTTGAAGGGAAATATGCCATTAGTATTCGTAGGTTTAAATTGCTAATATCTGTTGAATTGTCGCGTCAGAATCGTCTGCTTCAAACCGACTAGTCTCAGTAGCGGCAAAGTGTACTCCACGGAGGGATGAAGCAGAAATAGAGGGTCGACGGGTCACGGATACAGTCCGCAGAGATGATCGAGGGGGGATGGAATCAGAAATACGCCTGCCAGGTTTGACAGTGTCCGGATTGGTGATATTGACCTCTGCGGTCGTTCCATAGATGTTTGCACGAGAGCTCGTCTGAAGTGGGGTAG
The Rhizoctonia solani chromosome 8, complete sequence DNA segment above includes these coding regions:
- a CDS encoding Retrotransposable element Tf2 protein codes for the protein MAKLRHAKLFTKLDLHWGYNNVWIKEGDKWKTAFRTKYRLFKYLVMPFGLTNAPAAFQHFMNNLFQDLIDVTVVIYLGNILIFSENPKEHPIHVREVLSRLMKNQLFCKLSKCHFHVTMVDYLGIIISPAGFSMDQKKIEAVTSWPQPRTIKQVQAFLGFVNYLHRFIPNFSSVARPLHNLTRKETPWVWGSQEEEVFQELKSLVTQSPVLIHSNLDLPYYLETNASRVAMGAILSQRGADNCLHPIAYMSKSFSGAEANYNTHNKELLAIIKALEEWHIFLEATDKPIQVFTDHRNLEYWMQAWTFNWRHACWQIFLSNFNFEIHYRPGKQSRKPNALSRQADYKDGPQEPEVMLPSEVFANTSEEELEIVTEICNRLREDPSLEPIIQFLTEDANNVPPSIQKAYWDYDWEEDLLWYHGKLVVPDSETLKEHVINRGK